The Carassius gibelio isolate Cgi1373 ecotype wild population from Czech Republic chromosome B9, carGib1.2-hapl.c, whole genome shotgun sequence genome includes a region encoding these proteins:
- the wu:fc50b12 gene encoding p53-induced death domain-containing protein 1 isoform X2: MPNKAQEEIAKQLGFEWTVLAFELGFTRNDVRQFHATSKEKRVQAQRMLESWYERSWDKPNKTKLLQDGLERAGRRDLAERLRCLHWGHQKLSRRVELPSAFPFIITVHKTIDNKDALSRINVLNRSYN, translated from the exons ATGCCAAACAAGGCACAAGAG GAGATTGCCAAGCAGTTAGGGTTCGAGTGGACCGTCCTAGCGTTTGAACTGGGATTCACCAGAAATGATGTCAGACAGTTTCATGCCACATCCAAAGAAAAGAGGGTTCAGGCTCAGAGAATGCTGGAATCATG GTATGAGCGTTCCTGGGACAAACCgaacaaaaccaagcttctgcagGACGGTCTTGAGCGGGCGGGCCGTCGTGATCTAGCTGAGAGACTGCGCTGCTTGCACTGGGGTCACCAGAAGCTCAGCCGCAGAGTCGAGCTGCCCTCTGCCTTCCCCTTCATCATTACTGTCCACAAGACCATAGACAACAAGGACGCCTTGAGCAGGATTAATGTGCTCAATCGCAGTTATAACTAA
- the wu:fc50b12 gene encoding p53-induced death domain-containing protein 1 isoform X1, with protein sequence MPNKAQEDAVINMKSVQEIAKQLGFEWTVLAFELGFTRNDVRQFHATSKEKRVQAQRMLESWYERSWDKPNKTKLLQDGLERAGRRDLAERLRCLHWGHQKLSRRVELPSAFPFIITVHKTIDNKDALSRINVLNRSYN encoded by the exons ATGCCAAACAAGGCACAAGAG GATGCTGTGATCAATATGAAATCTGTGCAGGAGATTGCCAAGCAGTTAGGGTTCGAGTGGACCGTCCTAGCGTTTGAACTGGGATTCACCAGAAATGATGTCAGACAGTTTCATGCCACATCCAAAGAAAAGAGGGTTCAGGCTCAGAGAATGCTGGAATCATG GTATGAGCGTTCCTGGGACAAACCgaacaaaaccaagcttctgcagGACGGTCTTGAGCGGGCGGGCCGTCGTGATCTAGCTGAGAGACTGCGCTGCTTGCACTGGGGTCACCAGAAGCTCAGCCGCAGAGTCGAGCTGCCCTCTGCCTTCCCCTTCATCATTACTGTCCACAAGACCATAGACAACAAGGACGCCTTGAGCAGGATTAATGTGCTCAATCGCAGTTATAACTAA